A single genomic interval of Methylophilales bacterium MBRSF5 harbors:
- the uvrC gene encoding excinuclease ABC subunit C (The UvrABC repair system catalyzes the recognition and processing of DNA lesions. UvrC both incises the 5' and 3' sides of the lesion. The N-terminal half is responsible for the 3' incision and the C-terminal half is responsible for the 5' incision) produces MEDIKNFIKTLPTHPGIYRMVDAKDKVIYVGKAKNLKKRVASYFNKNIPSPRTRLMVSHIQSIQYTVTNTEAEALILENNLIKELMPRYNVIFRDDKSYPYLMMTSHAFPMLKFHRGVQKKGNKYFGPFPNSNAVRESIQLLQKVFLLRNCDDSTFNNRVRPCLQHQIKRCTAPCVKLIDEKSYNEDCRQAELFLLGKDNEVVEQMTEHMNIAAENEEYERAAVFRDRIQSLRQVRLKQFVSDFSENDADIIALAEESGMVCINLVMIRGGRHLGDKTFFPKNANDSESNFTEIFLCQHYDEQIPPPVIVTEGIFDKDLVNSFFNLKFPDKKFKIISKATGDKRMWLKMAKRNAMINVRQKNLLESGKADKIESLRKLLDMPDLNRIECFDISHTMGNQTIASCVVYDDLGMQNKEYRRFNINDITPGDDYAAMYQVLERRVKRIINEEQTKPDMMLIDGGKGQLKMALEVFDKYNVVGIRLVSIAKGEGRKSGLESLILDDGEILNDIPKNNIGFHLLQHIRDEAHRFAITGHRQKRAKTNLSSSLEEIEGIGPKKRKALLVYFGGLDGIRNASVEELSQVTGVDQKLAEIVYNFYH; encoded by the coding sequence GTGGAAGACATAAAAAATTTTATTAAGACATTACCAACTCATCCCGGCATTTATCGCATGGTGGATGCAAAGGATAAGGTTATATATGTTGGCAAGGCAAAGAATCTAAAAAAAAGAGTTGCCAGTTATTTTAATAAAAACATTCCCAGTCCTCGAACTAGGTTGATGGTCTCGCATATCCAATCGATTCAATACACGGTGACGAACACCGAGGCCGAAGCTTTAATTCTGGAAAATAATCTAATCAAGGAATTAATGCCTCGTTACAATGTTATTTTTAGGGATGATAAATCGTATCCCTATTTAATGATGACATCCCATGCCTTTCCAATGCTCAAGTTTCATCGGGGAGTACAAAAAAAAGGAAATAAATATTTTGGGCCGTTTCCAAATTCAAATGCGGTTCGGGAGAGTATTCAATTATTACAAAAAGTTTTTCTTCTGAGAAATTGCGATGATTCAACTTTTAATAATCGGGTTCGTCCATGTTTACAACATCAAATTAAACGATGCACAGCTCCATGCGTAAAATTGATCGATGAAAAATCTTATAATGAGGATTGTCGTCAAGCTGAACTGTTTCTTCTAGGAAAAGATAATGAAGTGGTTGAACAAATGACGGAACATATGAACATCGCAGCGGAAAATGAGGAATACGAAAGAGCAGCCGTTTTCCGTGACCGCATTCAAAGCCTGAGACAGGTTAGGTTAAAACAGTTCGTCAGTGATTTTAGTGAAAATGATGCTGACATTATTGCCTTGGCTGAGGAGTCAGGGATGGTGTGTATTAATTTAGTCATGATACGCGGCGGAAGACATTTGGGTGACAAGACCTTCTTCCCAAAAAATGCGAATGACTCTGAAAGTAATTTTACTGAGATTTTTTTATGTCAACACTATGATGAACAGATACCACCGCCAGTAATTGTCACAGAAGGAATTTTTGACAAAGATTTAGTGAACTCATTCTTCAACCTTAAATTTCCTGATAAAAAATTTAAGATTATTTCGAAAGCAACGGGTGACAAAAGAATGTGGTTAAAGATGGCAAAAAGAAACGCGATGATCAATGTTAGACAAAAAAATCTGCTTGAGTCAGGTAAGGCCGACAAGATTGAGTCCTTAAGAAAGCTCCTCGATATGCCAGATTTAAATCGTATTGAATGTTTTGATATTAGCCATACCATGGGTAACCAAACGATTGCTTCATGCGTGGTTTATGACGATTTAGGGATGCAAAATAAGGAGTACAGAAGATTTAATATCAATGACATTACCCCGGGTGATGATTACGCCGCGATGTATCAAGTGCTAGAGAGGCGGGTCAAAAGAATTATAAATGAGGAGCAGACAAAACCTGACATGATGTTGATCGATGGCGGTAAAGGTCAATTAAAAATGGCTCTTGAAGTTTTCGATAAATATAATGTTGTAGGTATTCGTCTTGTTTCAATAGCAAAAGGTGAAGGAAGAAAGTCAGGACTGGAGTCATTAATCCTTGATGATGGGGAGATTCTCAACGATATCCCAAAAAATAACATCGGCTTTCATTTGTTGCAACACATTAGGGATGAAGCACATCGTTTTGCAATTACTGGGCATAGACAAAAAAGGGCTAAAACAAATCTTTCATCATCTCTTGAGGAAATTGAGGGCATAGGACCTAAAAAAAGAAAAGCCTTACTTGTGTATTTTGGTGGTCTTGATGGTATCAGAAATGCCTCTGTTGAGGAATTGTCTCAAGTCACAGGCGTCGATCAAAAGCTTGCTGAGATTGTTTATAACTTTTATCATTAA
- a CDS encoding 4-oxalocrotonate tautomerase: MPYINVKLAGSINKEQKAEIAKEITDTMSRIANKPASYTYVVFDEVATEDWAIGGNLLG, encoded by the coding sequence ATGCCTTACATTAACGTCAAGTTAGCTGGATCAATTAATAAAGAACAAAAAGCAGAAATTGCTAAAGAAATAACCGACACAATGTCTAGAATAGCGAATAAGCCGGCATCATATACTTATGTAGTATTTGACGAAGTTGCCACAGAAGATTGGGCCATTGGAGGAAATTTGCTCGGCTAA
- a CDS encoding SPO1 DNA polymerase — protein sequence MQFDPNCKKCPRLTNFLDKVSQSNPDYHCRPVAPFGDMSPQFLIVGLAPGMHGANKTGRPFTGDYAGILLYETLNKFGFSSSPESISVKDGLQLFGVRITNAVKCLPPENKPTTSEIKQCNNYLATEIKEIKNKLIILALGKIAHEAVLTSQQLTKNYFKFSHGARHIISDQQILYDSYHCSRYNTQTKRLTQSMFEDVFFKIKTEMEN from the coding sequence ATGCAATTTGATCCTAATTGCAAAAAATGTCCAAGGCTAACAAATTTTTTAGATAAGGTCAGTCAATCCAATCCGGACTACCATTGTCGTCCAGTAGCACCTTTTGGGGACATGAGTCCTCAGTTTTTAATTGTTGGACTTGCTCCAGGAATGCATGGTGCCAATAAAACTGGCCGACCCTTTACGGGCGACTATGCTGGTATTCTTCTGTATGAGACCCTTAATAAATTCGGTTTTTCCTCTTCGCCAGAATCCATCTCTGTAAAAGATGGGTTACAACTTTTTGGTGTTCGCATTACCAACGCAGTGAAATGTTTACCCCCAGAAAACAAGCCTACGACAAGTGAAATCAAACAATGCAACAATTACCTCGCTACTGAGATCAAAGAAATTAAAAATAAATTAATAATTTTGGCACTTGGGAAAATTGCACATGAGGCGGTGTTAACCTCTCAACAGTTAACAAAAAATTATTTTAAATTCAGCCATGGTGCAAGACACATAATATCGGATCAGCAAATATTGTATGATAGTTATCACTGCAGTCGTTACAACACGCAGACAAAAAGATTAACTCAATCAATGTTTGAAGATGTTTTTTTTAAAATTAAAACAGAAATGGAGAACTAA
- a CDS encoding adenylosuccinate lyase (Catalyzes two discrete reactions in the de novo synthesis of purines: the cleavage of adenylosuccinate and succinylaminoimidazole carboxamide ribotide), which produces MATPLLNISPLDGRYAKQIDSLRNHLSEFGLIKTRVEVEIHWLISLGNNPKIKEVKKFNASAQKKMLSVIDKFSEKDATEIKQIESITNHDVKAVEYWLKKTLKKQKDVAPYLEFIHFACTSEDINNLSYALMTKRAVNENTLPGLNEIYLKIQSYAKQYATIAILARTHGQSASPTTMGKEFANVAARLKRQINQLAKQEYLGKINGAVGNFNAHVVAYPEVNWEQHSKDFIKSLGLTYNPMTTQIEPHDFLSEIFNAIARTNTILIDFNRDLWGYISLGYFKQKLKKNEVGSSTMPHKVNPIDFENSEGNLGLSNSILNHLSEKLPISRWQRDLSDSTVLRNIGVGFGYHGLAINSCLKGLNKLEINKQVIYDDLNHAWEVLAEPIQTVMRRYGIPEPYEKLKALTRGNQHINEEVLHSFIQNLDIPQKAKKDLINLRPENYIGLANKLAKKS; this is translated from the coding sequence ATGGCCACACCTCTTCTGAATATCTCACCTCTTGATGGAAGATACGCTAAGCAAATTGATTCTTTACGCAATCACTTGAGTGAGTTTGGTTTAATTAAAACTCGAGTTGAAGTAGAGATACATTGGCTGATCAGTCTTGGTAATAATCCAAAAATCAAAGAGGTGAAAAAATTCAATGCAAGTGCTCAAAAAAAGATGCTGTCCGTTATTGATAAATTTTCTGAAAAAGACGCTACTGAAATTAAACAGATTGAATCTATCACCAACCATGATGTGAAGGCGGTGGAATACTGGCTGAAAAAAACTTTAAAAAAACAGAAAGATGTTGCCCCGTATTTAGAATTTATTCATTTTGCCTGCACCTCGGAAGATATTAATAATCTCTCATATGCGTTAATGACAAAACGGGCTGTCAATGAAAATACCCTGCCTGGACTCAATGAAATATATTTAAAGATTCAATCCTATGCAAAACAGTATGCAACCATCGCAATACTTGCTAGAACCCACGGTCAATCGGCTAGCCCAACCACCATGGGAAAAGAATTTGCAAACGTTGCAGCAAGATTGAAAAGACAAATAAATCAGCTAGCAAAACAAGAATATTTAGGAAAAATTAATGGGGCCGTCGGTAACTTTAATGCGCATGTTGTTGCTTACCCCGAAGTCAATTGGGAACAACATTCCAAAGACTTCATCAAATCTCTGGGGCTGACATACAATCCAATGACAACCCAAATTGAGCCACACGACTTTTTATCAGAAATTTTTAATGCCATAGCTCGTACTAATACCATTCTGATCGATTTTAATCGTGACTTATGGGGCTATATTTCTTTGGGTTACTTTAAACAAAAGTTAAAGAAAAATGAGGTAGGCTCATCTACCATGCCGCATAAGGTCAACCCGATAGATTTTGAAAATTCCGAAGGAAACTTAGGCTTAAGTAATTCGATCCTGAATCACTTGAGTGAAAAATTACCAATCTCCAGATGGCAAAGAGATTTGAGTGACTCAACAGTTCTTAGAAATATCGGAGTGGGTTTTGGCTACCATGGCTTAGCCATCAATTCTTGTCTGAAAGGTCTGAATAAATTAGAAATTAACAAACAAGTTATTTATGACGACCTGAATCATGCCTGGGAAGTGCTAGCAGAACCAATACAAACAGTGATGCGTCGTTATGGCATTCCTGAGCCTTACGAGAAATTAAAAGCATTAACTCGTGGCAACCAACATATTAACGAGGAAGTGTTGCATTCATTTATTCAAAACTTAGATATTCCGCAAAAGGCAAAAAAAGATCTAATAAACTTAAGACCTGAAAACTACATTGGATTAGCCAACAAACTGGCAAAAAAATCTTAA
- a CDS encoding NAD(P)H-quinone oxidoreductase: protein MVDILVLYCSQDGSVHKLAQQIARGVNSVTGAEAKLRTVPNNKPKNNLFAPEIKLSEIEECDGLALGSPTHFGNMSGAMKNFIDELTPLWFKGSLETKVGTVFTSSHSLHGGNEATLLSMQIPLQHLGMMIMGVPYSVKELNITKDGGTPYGASHVGDQAVTPVEEKIAYAQGKRLAELTIKIRS, encoded by the coding sequence ATGGTTGATATATTAGTTCTCTATTGTTCGCAGGATGGTTCGGTTCATAAACTGGCTCAACAAATTGCTCGTGGAGTAAATTCCGTCACCGGTGCAGAAGCAAAGTTAAGAACTGTCCCTAACAATAAACCTAAAAATAATTTGTTTGCGCCGGAAATCAAACTCTCTGAAATAGAAGAATGTGATGGGCTAGCCCTCGGCAGCCCGACTCATTTTGGTAACATGTCAGGAGCAATGAAGAATTTCATTGATGAGCTGACACCGCTTTGGTTTAAGGGTAGCCTTGAAACAAAAGTTGGAACCGTATTCACCTCTTCTCATTCTCTTCATGGAGGCAATGAAGCTACCTTACTAAGTATGCAAATACCCCTGCAGCATCTTGGTATGATGATTATGGGCGTTCCATATTCAGTCAAAGAATTAAATATCACAAAAGATGGCGGCACACCTTATGGTGCTAGCCATGTGGGTGATCAGGCAGTCACGCCCGTGGAAGAAAAAATAGCTTACGCCCAGGGTAAAAGACTCGCTGAATTAACCATCAAAATTCGATCATGA
- the surE gene encoding stationary phase survival protein SurE (broad specificity 5'(3')-nucleotidase and polyphosphatase), with protein MKFLLSNDDGYFAPGINELAHTLSSIGEVVIVAPEENKSASSSSLTLKNPLTITEHKKNIYYINGTPTDCVHIALSGFLKFKPDMVISGINDGPNMGDDTIYSGTVAAAMEGYLLDIPSLAVSMSQYDPKYYATAGQVVLGLIPKIKDLQQSMLLNINVPDLPYDQLKGLEITRLGKRHKAEPIIHHPNQNNKLMYWVGAAGEPNDGGPGTDFFAIKNEKISISPIISDLTNFNKLDLLKENLI; from the coding sequence ATGAAATTCTTACTATCCAACGATGATGGGTATTTCGCTCCCGGAATAAATGAATTAGCCCACACCCTCTCTTCTATCGGAGAAGTGGTGATTGTTGCTCCGGAAGAAAATAAAAGTGCTTCTAGTAGCTCATTAACTCTTAAAAACCCTCTGACTATCACGGAGCATAAAAAAAATATCTACTATATCAATGGCACACCAACCGATTGTGTACATATTGCATTGTCTGGTTTTTTAAAATTTAAACCTGACATGGTCATATCCGGAATTAATGATGGACCTAATATGGGTGATGATACGATCTATTCTGGCACAGTAGCGGCAGCCATGGAAGGTTATCTATTAGACATTCCATCGCTAGCGGTCTCCATGTCCCAATACGATCCAAAATACTATGCCACTGCTGGGCAGGTGGTATTGGGTCTGATTCCAAAAATAAAAGATTTACAACAATCAATGCTACTAAACATTAACGTTCCAGATTTACCTTACGATCAACTGAAAGGATTAGAAATCACCCGTCTTGGTAAGCGGCACAAGGCTGAACCGATCATCCATCATCCCAATCAAAATAACAAGCTAATGTATTGGGTGGGGGCGGCAGGTGAACCCAATGATGGCGGTCCCGGGACAGACTTTTTTGCAATTAAAAATGAAAAAATATCAATTTCTCCTATAATATCTGATCTAACAAACTTCAATAAATTGGATTTATTAAAAGAAAATTTAATATGA
- a CDS encoding thioredoxin yields the protein MAKVLELTTKNFKDTIEKNDFVIIDFWAPWCEPCKNFTPIFEKAAEANKDIVFGMVDVEQHPEIGEYFEVEKIPGLLVVREKAGIHAQVGEIGAPAFDEIIKWAREYDMTAVRDYIDKQERGEFN from the coding sequence ATGGCAAAAGTATTAGAACTGACAACAAAAAATTTTAAAGACACGATAGAAAAAAATGATTTTGTGATCATTGACTTCTGGGCGCCTTGGTGTGAACCATGCAAAAATTTCACGCCAATTTTTGAAAAGGCAGCAGAAGCTAATAAAGATATCGTTTTTGGCATGGTGGATGTGGAACAACATCCAGAAATCGGTGAATACTTTGAAGTTGAAAAAATTCCTGGTTTATTAGTCGTTCGTGAAAAAGCTGGTATCCACGCTCAGGTCGGTGAAATTGGCGCACCGGCGTTTGATGAAATCATTAAGTGGGCCAGAGAATATGACATGACCGCAGTTCGTGATTATATTGATAAACAAGAACGCGGCGAATTTAATTAA
- a CDS encoding nitroreductase produces MEKKALTQAPIHDLIADRWSPRSFDPEFILVDDDIHSLMEAARWAPSCRGEQPWKFVLFSKRDATMFSQALNCLSVSNQDWAMDAALLIITTTNRYYRHNDQENGYAHYDLGAASENICLQATSMGLAAHQMGGFSKDDARELAQVPENYDILSVIAIGKPLSLDQTREELKEREGAARNRLPLEEIFSVNKF; encoded by the coding sequence ATGGAAAAGAAAGCACTGACACAAGCCCCCATTCATGATCTCATCGCTGACCGATGGAGTCCGCGTTCATTTGACCCCGAGTTCATTCTTGTCGATGATGACATACATTCACTCATGGAAGCTGCTCGTTGGGCACCATCCTGCCGTGGTGAACAGCCATGGAAATTTGTGTTGTTTAGTAAAAGGGATGCTACCATGTTTAGTCAGGCGTTGAATTGTTTATCCGTGTCCAATCAGGACTGGGCAATGGACGCAGCTCTACTCATCATTACTACCACCAACCGCTATTATCGACACAACGACCAAGAAAATGGATATGCCCATTATGACTTAGGTGCAGCGTCCGAAAATATTTGCCTTCAAGCGACCTCGATGGGTCTGGCGGCACATCAGATGGGCGGGTTTAGTAAAGATGATGCAAGGGAACTGGCGCAGGTTCCTGAAAATTATGATATTCTCTCGGTTATTGCAATTGGCAAACCTCTAAGTCTGGATCAAACACGAGAAGAATTAAAGGAGCGTGAAGGGGCTGCTCGAAACAGATTACCACTGGAAGAGATATTTAGCGTAAATAAATTTTAA
- a CDS encoding polyisoprenoid-binding protein, with amino-acid sequence MKQLVFLLVFISSSIFAQSGTYKVDPEHSFANWKIRHVVSKTSGTIPDMTGEMMINLDDMSQSKINVEMSLLKIDSDHKKRDNHIQEKKFLNTSVFPTITFNSTKIVMQDDTNGVVSGTLAMGGVEKTLDIPFKLLGFGDDPWGGYRVGLEGNIDLKASDFGYSWGLKENSSLGDKIEVNLLVEGIKQ; translated from the coding sequence GTGAAGCAACTCGTCTTTTTATTGGTTTTTATTTCATCATCTATTTTTGCCCAGTCCGGTACTTACAAGGTGGACCCTGAACATAGCTTTGCGAATTGGAAGATCCGTCACGTGGTCTCTAAAACATCAGGCACCATACCAGACATGACCGGAGAGATGATGATTAATCTGGATGACATGAGTCAATCAAAGATAAATGTGGAAATGAGTTTATTAAAGATTGATAGTGATCATAAGAAACGTGACAACCATATTCAGGAAAAGAAATTTTTAAACACCTCAGTTTTTCCAACAATCACATTTAATAGCACCAAGATTGTGATGCAAGATGATACAAATGGAGTGGTGTCTGGAACTTTAGCGATGGGTGGAGTTGAAAAAACACTGGATATCCCGTTTAAATTGCTTGGTTTTGGCGATGACCCTTGGGGTGGGTATCGCGTTGGACTGGAAGGAAATATTGATCTCAAAGCTTCTGATTTTGGCTACAGCTGGGGATTGAAAGAAAATAGCTCATTAGGTGATAAAATTGAGGTCAATTTATTGGTAGAAGGAATTAAGCAGTAA
- a CDS encoding adenosine deaminase: protein MTDHTQFMQAALDEAEKARELDEIPIGAIVSLNNEIIGRGYNSVIKNSDPTCHAEIMALRDAAHSQSNYRLPEVNLYVTLEPCIMCLGAIFQARVKQVYFGAYDAKFHSCDPSQKLVNNKMINHHTSFEGGILEKECSTLLKNYFKNKR, encoded by the coding sequence ATGACTGACCATACACAGTTTATGCAAGCAGCTTTGGATGAGGCAGAGAAGGCTCGTGAGTTAGATGAAATTCCTATCGGCGCTATTGTTTCCTTAAATAATGAAATTATAGGTCGCGGTTATAATTCAGTGATCAAAAACTCAGACCCCACCTGTCATGCTGAAATCATGGCATTACGCGATGCGGCGCATTCTCAATCTAACTACCGCCTCCCTGAGGTCAATCTCTATGTCACTTTAGAGCCCTGCATCATGTGCTTGGGCGCTATTTTTCAAGCCAGAGTCAAGCAAGTCTATTTTGGTGCCTACGATGCAAAATTTCATAGTTGCGACCCAAGTCAGAAACTAGTAAATAATAAAATGATCAATCATCACACCTCATTTGAAGGCGGCATCCTTGAGAAAGAATGCTCCACTCTTTTAAAAAATTATTTTAAAAATAAAAGGTAA
- a CDS encoding carbonic anhydrase (macrophage inducible 5; Mig-5) yields MYMHPEIDRDQMTPQQAIEILQQGNERFVNNVKRQHDMLSVRDELKDKQHPFASILSCSDSRTTVELIFDQNLGDIFSVRLAGNVASTLAIGSLEFSTQYLGSKLVVVMGHSNCGAVKAACDHFKGGNIGEIIEMINPAVGHETSINSERNSSNTSFVEKVCWHNVHEQINNIKQNSDIIKKMVQDNHIALVGAVYDLATGSVKFDI; encoded by the coding sequence ATGTACATGCATCCTGAAATTGATCGTGATCAAATGACCCCGCAACAGGCGATTGAAATTTTGCAACAAGGCAATGAACGTTTTGTTAATAATGTCAAACGACAGCACGATATGTTGAGTGTGCGAGATGAGCTGAAAGATAAACAGCATCCCTTTGCTTCAATATTGAGTTGTAGTGACTCCAGAACGACGGTGGAGCTTATTTTTGATCAAAACCTGGGAGATATTTTTTCAGTCAGGTTAGCAGGAAATGTAGCGTCAACTTTAGCCATTGGTAGTTTAGAATTTTCAACACAGTATCTAGGCTCAAAGTTGGTAGTGGTGATGGGCCATAGCAATTGTGGTGCGGTTAAGGCGGCATGCGATCATTTTAAGGGGGGTAATATTGGAGAAATTATCGAAATGATAAATCCAGCAGTGGGTCACGAAACTTCCATAAATTCTGAGCGAAATTCATCAAATACCTCTTTCGTTGAAAAAGTGTGCTGGCATAACGTGCATGAGCAGATTAATAACATCAAACAGAATAGCGACATTATCAAAAAAATGGTTCAAGACAATCACATTGCTCTTGTGGGTGCTGTTTATGATTTGGCCACCGGATCAGTCAAGTTCGATATCTAA
- a CDS encoding lysyl-tRNA synthetase has protein sequence MENKENQTVDENSIIQERRNKLAELRKIGVAFPNHFKPEHDSSKLHAEYDGFDKPTIEEKNIEVVVAGRMMLKRVMGKASFATIQDRTGRIQLYVARDLINNEDNPELYSSFKRWDMGDIIGAKGKLFKTNTDELTIEVTEICLLTKSLRPMPEKFHGLQDQEMKYRQRYVDLMVNQETKDTFLTRSKAIQSIREFMVNNKFLEVETPMLHPIPGGASAKPFVTHHNALDMEMFMRIAPELYLKRLVVGGFDRVFEINRNFRNEGLSVRHNPEFTMMEFYAAYADYQWLMTFTEDCIRSSITGCGVDLKLTYQDKEIDFSQPFDRLTLVQAIEKYNNQFKSEDLLNAEFIEQTLQKMGEELPPNRSLGSLQLALFEAVAEEHLWYPTFIIDYPTEVSPLARASDSDPTITERFELFIAGREIANGFSELNDPEEQSERFKKQVEQKEAGDDEAMYYDADFIRALEYGMPPTGGCGIGIDRLIMLITNKPSIRDVILFPHMRPE, from the coding sequence TTGGAAAATAAAGAAAATCAAACAGTTGATGAAAATTCGATTATTCAAGAACGTCGAAACAAGCTAGCTGAGTTAAGAAAAATCGGCGTTGCTTTCCCAAATCACTTTAAGCCTGAACATGATTCTTCTAAATTACATGCAGAATATGATGGATTTGATAAGCCAACCATAGAAGAAAAAAATATTGAAGTTGTCGTTGCTGGGAGAATGATGCTAAAAAGGGTGATGGGTAAGGCAAGTTTTGCGACAATTCAGGATCGAACAGGCCGAATTCAATTGTACGTAGCCAGAGATCTTATCAATAATGAAGACAATCCCGAGCTATATTCTTCTTTCAAAAGGTGGGACATGGGAGATATTATTGGCGCTAAAGGGAAGCTTTTTAAAACAAACACGGATGAATTAACGATCGAGGTTACCGAAATTTGTTTATTAACAAAATCTTTACGACCGATGCCAGAAAAGTTTCATGGGCTGCAAGATCAAGAGATGAAGTATCGTCAGCGTTATGTTGACTTAATGGTCAATCAAGAGACGAAAGATACTTTTTTAACCAGATCTAAAGCCATCCAATCTATTCGCGAATTTATGGTCAACAATAAATTTCTTGAGGTCGAAACACCGATGTTGCATCCAATTCCTGGAGGTGCGAGTGCAAAACCTTTTGTGACTCACCACAACGCGTTGGACATGGAAATGTTTATGCGTATTGCTCCAGAATTGTATTTAAAAAGATTGGTGGTGGGTGGTTTTGATCGTGTGTTTGAAATCAATCGAAATTTTCGTAACGAGGGCTTGAGCGTTCGGCATAACCCAGAATTTACTATGATGGAGTTTTATGCTGCTTACGCTGACTATCAATGGCTAATGACATTTACAGAGGATTGTATTCGTTCCAGTATCACAGGATGTGGGGTGGATTTAAAACTTACCTATCAGGATAAAGAGATAGACTTTTCACAGCCATTTGACCGTTTAACACTGGTGCAAGCGATCGAAAAATACAATAACCAATTCAAATCCGAAGACCTCCTTAATGCTGAATTTATTGAGCAAACTCTGCAAAAGATGGGGGAAGAGCTTCCACCAAATCGATCATTAGGATCGCTTCAATTAGCTTTATTTGAAGCAGTCGCTGAGGAGCATCTTTGGTATCCAACGTTTATCATCGATTACCCAACTGAAGTATCACCTTTGGCCCGGGCGTCAGATAGCGATCCAACTATCACGGAGCGTTTTGAATTGTTTATCGCAGGTCGAGAAATAGCTAATGGTTTCTCTGAGCTTAATGACCCCGAAGAGCAGTCAGAGCGTTTTAAAAAACAAGTGGAACAAAAAGAAGCTGGGGATGATGAGGCGATGTATTATGATGCAGACTTTATCCGTGCTCTTGAGTATGGTATGCCTCCCACGGGCGGATGCGGAATCGGCATTGATCGCTTAATTATGCTGATTACTAATAAACCAAGCATTCGAGATGTTATTTTATTTCCACACATGAGGCCAGAATAG